A stretch of the Oncorhynchus mykiss isolate Arlee chromosome 23, USDA_OmykA_1.1, whole genome shotgun sequence genome encodes the following:
- the haao gene encoding 3-hydroxyanthranilate 3,4-dioxygenase produces MTGKPLVVNVDKWIAENEKAFLPPVCNKLMHLSQLNIMFVGGPNSRKDYHIEEGEELFYQVKGDMCLKLVENGKHKDVRIREGEMFLLPARIAHSPQRQANTVGLVVERRRLQSETDCLRYYVDNTSDILFERWFNCENLGTQLVPLIQEFFASEQHRTGKPNPDEVFRQPPFPMNTMHVMTPFHFRDWVDKQQPSLASGRPIDMFGGQFETETLLYGPGQTEACERETDVWIWQQEGSSHVTLDGQEFPLSTGDSLLIPGHSQYQWSRAEGSVSLFVAQNPERKRA; encoded by the exons ATGACTGGGAAACCCCTTGTTGTGAACGTGGACAAATGGATTGCAGAGAATGAGAAGGCTTTTTTGCCACCGGTGTGCAATAAACTCAT GCATTTGTCACAGCTGAACATCATGTTTGTTGGAGGTCCCAACAGCAGAAAGGACTACCAcatagaggaaggggaggag CTCTTTTACCAGGTGAAAGGGGACATGTGTCTGAAGTTGGTTGAGAATGGCAAACATAAGGATGTGCGTATCCgcgagggagag ATGTTTCTGCTTCCAGCTCGAATCGCCCACTCCCCCCAGAGACAGGCTAACACTGTGGGGCTGGTGGTGGAGAGAAGGAGGCTTCAGTCAGAGACCGACTGTTTAAG gtactATGTGGACAACACTTCAGACATCCTTTTTGAGAGATGGTTTAACTGTGAAAACCTGGGGACCCAGCTGGTGCCACTGATTCAAGA GTTCTTTGCGTCGGAGCAGCACAGAACAGGCAAGCCAAACCCAG ATGAAGTCTTCAGACAGCCTCCCTTCCCCATGAACACCATGCATGTGATGACCCCCTTCCACTTTAGAGACTGGGTGGACAAACAGCAACCCTCACTGGCCAGTGGACGCCCCATAGACATGTTTGGGGGACAGTTTGAGACAGAG ACCCTCCTGTATGGGCCCGGGCAGACAGAGGCTTGTGAACGAGAAACTGATGTCTGGATATGGCAGCAG GAGGGATCCTCCCATGTGACTCTGGATGGCCAAGAGTTCCCTCTATCCACAGGAGACAGTCTACTCATTCCTGGACACAGCCA GTACCAATGGAGTCGGGCTGAGGGGAGCGTTTCCCTGTTTGTTGCTCAGAACCCAGAGAGAAAGCGTGCATGA